The Hippoglossus hippoglossus isolate fHipHip1 chromosome 4, fHipHip1.pri, whole genome shotgun sequence DNA window TATATTGTTAGGTGCTGGGACACAGAGGGTAATGGTTTAGGGTTATGGTCATAATCCTATACAATCATTTAACTGCAATGTTGTTGTGACACATAGAAGGCATCAACAAAGTAATTTAAGTCTATCTTATATGGGTCTTAGGCTGACATGAGAAACCTGGGGATATATCAGTGTTCAGCAGATAGTTTGTAGATAGTGTATTTAAGTGGACCAAGAATAGATCCCTGAGGAATCCCACAAAATGATGGACAGACCAAATCATTCcattaagccgttttcagacatgaactctggaagttgtccgcacaattgggtccagactttccccggagttcacacacaaacaatctagtgggagattctccgctcagacgcgttcacaacaacacaaaacttgtgttcaggtgagaggtggtgctGCAATGAGGCAagatttaatgaattaattCCACTGAAGAGATCACGTTTTGTTCACAACACATCAAAACTGGCGTTGGCCTATATTACgaaaagctctcttgacatcttcgccGGCATTTTCTATGTctatggcaccgctttttcatcctgacatatttgctttgtttatgttttatgtgcAAAACGTTAACAACACACCCACTTACTAGAATATCcagcctctcactcggacaacTCTACGGAGAATGTTCGGAGATTATCCAGGAGTTACATCCCTCAGTCCGATGTAGATTATAAGGTGGTGTTCCACAAATGTCCCACtttgatcctctgtgtctgcaaATTAACAGCGTCGTCCTTTTTCAATCAGCCTCGTCTGCATGCTTTTATGTCTTTGCCTCGCACTCACAATCATCTTTGAATGTGCTCCTGTCAGGCTGTGAAGCTCCCCCATGTCCACTACATTGAGGAGGATTCATCTATCTTTGCTCAGAGTGCCCCCTGGAACCTTCAGAGGTTACTGCGGCCGTATGGTTTCACCTCGGAAAATGGAACGTATCAACCTCCTAGTGAGTTTGTCTCTGTACCTGCctagtaaacacacacacacacctgaagtaATAATTATCCAAAGCCGCACACTGTCTGTCCCCTGCAGATGATGGAGGGAAGGCAGAGGTGTATCTGATGGATGGTCGTGTTCAGAGTTCTCACAGAGAGGTTCAGGGACGAGTGCTCATCACAGACTTCAACAACGTCCCTGAGGAGGACGGAGTCAGAGTTCATAGacaggttacacacacacacttacacacacacacttacacactcttCATAGATCTATTTCACCATTTTGTCCAACCCTCTCTCCTCTATAGGCCAGTATGTGTGACATTCACGGCACACACATAGCTGGGGTTGTGAGTGGGTTGGATTCGGGTGTTGCTCGAGGCGCTGGTATCAAGCTGGTCCGTGTGCTCAACTGTCAAGGGAAAGGGACGGTATCAGGAGCCCTGGCAGGTAGGACTCAGTCTGTCTGAGATACTCACCTTCAGTAATCCCAGAAGCTCTTTGCATTCATGCCACTCACAGGAATCATTCCCTCGGCCAAGGAtgttatcatttattttcatcagtgtttgtttggtaGTTAGCAGGAGTACGCAAACACTTCTTAACCGATTTCCCAAAGAACAAAGAAGGTTCTTTTCACCCAAAGAAGAGCCCATTATATTTGGAGGGGAATCTGGATAAATTTGCGGAGCAAGGATTTATCTTTCTTTAACACGATGAGATAGGAtgttagccttggtggaggaatgctCTCTCCAAATGTCCTTCTGCTTTCACATGAAAAGCAATTATATGCAATCATTATTTTTCACAACGCAAATGGAGGGCCAATGCAACATTTCCATTTTCCTGCAGTGCATCTCTTCACTGAACATCCTTCTCTTGTCACGTTCAGGTCTGGAGTACATCCGAGCTACTTTACTGACCCGTCCGGTGGATGCAGTGGTTGTCCTACTGCCTTTCCTCGCTGGCTTCAGTCGTTCATTAAACGCGGCCTGTCGGGACATGGTGGCTAACGGTGCTGTGGTGGTCGCTGCTGCAGGCAATTACAGAGATGATGCCTGCCTCTACTCGCCTGCTTCAGAGTCCGAGGTCACACAATACTTCATTAAAGAACACAGTGGTGCCCTGTACACACCAGATACACAACCTTTACCTCAACTTCTCTGCGTGTTCAGGTCATCACAGTCGGGGCAGTTAATGCAGCGGACCAGCTCATGTCACAGGGAGCAGGTGGCACCAACTTCGGCCGCTGCGTTGATTTGTTTGCACCCGGCGATGACATCGTTAGTGCCAGCAGCGACTGCAGCACCGGCTTTACCACCAGAGGGGGCACATCCCAAGCTGCTGCTCACACCGCAGGTGTgggctaacacacacacagtactacacagaCAATTAACAAGAAACTAAAAGCAAAGCGATCAACCTTTGTAGTTGCAGTAAGGGCTTCTTATtttgatttgtgtgtctgtgtaggtgTAGCAGCAGTGATCCTTTCGTCCAATCAGGACATGTCACCGGTGCAGGTCCTGCACACGATGCTGCGTTACTCCGTCAGCAACACAATcaacctcctctctctgtctgacgcACATCGTCTCACTACTCCAAACCTGGTAGCAGCCATGCCTCCTACCAGCAGCACAACAAGTCAGTAACTCACAAAAAAGAgcaacacaatacacacaatatgTAGTTCTATCATTTACAATGTGTGTGCAGATGGGGAGCTTCTGTGTCGGTCCGTGTGGTCAGAGAGGTCAGGGGTCGCGAGCACCTGTGAGTCGCTG harbors:
- the pcsk9 gene encoding LOW QUALITY PROTEIN: proprotein convertase subtilisin/kexin type 9 (The sequence of the model RefSeq protein was modified relative to this genomic sequence to represent the inferred CDS: inserted 2 bases in 1 codon) codes for the protein MRRTSAWTWIGWALCLCASLAVSAPDLTEDDELVLDLTQPGPGAELLRCNKAAWRIPGQYLVMLRPATHESQLQRTIRRLTAKASRRGHLLEILQTFSGALHGFLVKMSSDVLPLAVKLPHVHYIEEDSSIFAQSAPWNLQRLLRPYGFTSENGTYQPPNDGGKAEVYLMDGRVQSSHREVQGRVLITDFNNVPEEDGVRVHRQASMCDIHGTHIAGVVSGLDSGVARGAGIKLVRVLNCQGKGTVSGALAGLEYIRATLLTRPVDAVVVLLPFLAGFSRSLNAACRDMVANGAVVVAAAGNYRDDACLYSPASESEVITVGAVNAADQLMSQGAGGTNFGRCVDLFAPGDDIVSASSDCSTGFTTRGGTSQAAAHTAGVAAVILSSNQDMSPVQVLHTMLRYSVSNTINLLSLSDAHRLTTPNLVAAMPPTSSTTNGELLCRSVWSERSGVASTXVSRCRQGEEMMGCSSYAPDGVRVGETIAVSPNKRQCVAYNGARGNGVYAVARCCAIGGLRCQAHASPEPGKDAECVDPQHHLTGCSSWSPAEVASNSRPHLRDRKRCVVKDGVTAQAVCCHAPHLECHLLENISADQDHVQVSCPSGWTLTDCRAVSQASAVSGPVAKGNSCSIRGATAADGVAAVAVCCRIRATEGAATAPQ